The DNA segment TCCTTTGAGACAAAACTACCAACTTGCCTACTGGCCAAGAAGGCAGATATGATGTTCAATTTAACAGGAGCTTATTCCAAGAATAGACTAGCATTTTTTCTGTTTAGATGGTGAAGTAGGAGGGGCCAAGGATCTAAATGGTACACAGATTATACAAATGAGACAAAGCTTTGGGGAGAATGATTGGACTAAAGATAATCCATATCGTACAAAGCTGATAAATCTTTACACACAGAAAGGAGGGCAGCCTTTGCTTTGAGCCTTTCGAACAGCCATTTGAGCTGGAAATAATTATTGGTCAGAGAAAAACGAATTAAAATGctaaacatgtaaaaaaaaaactttacaaAGAACTAATAGAGTGTAAAATGGAAACTTTTGTATCTGTTCATCACCATAACTGCAGTACAGTGTAGGCCTTTCATAAATTGTAGCTGAACAGCAGCTCCATTATCATACTGTAGCTAGTAATAAGTATGCCTAGCTATGGTGTAGTATAAGTAGGCAAGGTATACCTATCATAAGCTAAGGAGTGCCTTTACAAAATCATTGCACTCCCCTGCCaccgctcccccccctccccccctccctccctccctccctccctccctccctccctccctccctccctccctccctccctccctccctccctccctccctccctccctcacacctctcaTCCTTCCCCACCAAGCTAATTAACTGACTATGACTGAGCCTATCTTTTGCTATGCTCGGCAGGAACCCTGTTGGAATGAACCCAGGCCAGAGAAGATAGAGACTTGCTGGAGCGTGTCCCTCAAATTATCCCGCACCAATCCGTGAGCCTCACTCTCTTTCAGGTAAACAAACCAACAATATCTAAACAAGGCGCCCACAAGGATCGCACAACCTGAGTCGTGATGGCGGTTATGAGGCAGCGCAGCGCCGTCTGTGCTACGGCGTGGAATGTATCAGAAGCCACAAAGTCTAGAAAACATCCAGCCGATGATGGAATGGTAGTTATTGCCCTTTAGCGGTTAGCATAGCCCTCTCCAGTCGCCACCATTGCCAGCAATCAAACAGTATTGACACCTGGCTCTCCAATAGCCTTACTGGGCAGTAATGTTGCTTGCAAGTAACAAAGGCATTAACCTACCTTCAAAATTGCATCATATATTGTGATGACTATCTTTTAACTGTCTACCAGCTTGGAAAGGTGGAACATTCATAGCGATTTAAGCGTAGGCCTATGTTATTTGTCACTTGTCGGTTAGGCTACTCACTGAATGTGTGGTGTCATCACTGAGGTGGAGAAGATATTCAGAAGAGATCGAGAACGTGATTAGTGTGAAACATTGCATCATATACCAATCAATGAATGAGCCAAGAAGAATCGTCTTTAGAGATTGAGTTTAGGTTATTTTATCACTACGGAAGCTGTTTGTTTTGCAGGTAAAAATTTTTTTTATCAGGCCTACCATTTTGAAGATCTTGGACAGGGTTCCCTGGCCGTCAGTAGGGCTGGCCTTCTTAGCCTTGGCAGACTGCGACTTCTGAGAGCCCTTGAGAAGAGACAAATGAAAAGAAGGGGGGATGATTAGAGTGAGACaaaagaaggaggtggagagagagagggtgagccgACAGAGACGCTTTCAGGACAGACTATGGAGTGTCCGGAGCCTGCCTCAGTATCAGATCCTAGTGTCTATTCCAACCCACCAGTCAGGGATGGACTGGAGGGAGGCCAAACTGAGCCCAGATCATTAATGACTCTGACCCGAACAAGATCAGTAGGCTATGAGTCAGCGGTGTGTCACTTTACAATAACATAAAAGGGTTTCATGTCAATGCCCTCTGatacaatacattttaatcTCATCACCGTGCCTTGAAGATTGATGTTTAAGATTGAGAAGAGAAACCATCGAGATGAAACCGAGATTAAACATCTATCAGGAcagatttttttatttcttcGAAAATCCCTTGGGGAGAAGAGATTAAAGGAGTACTCTTTCATCTCACGCTCActgtaacatgcacacacagacacacacacacaaacacacactccagttcACACGCCGTTAGCTGTTAAATGACTCATAACACCCACAGCATCCACATATCAGTAGAAAGTGAGGAGGACGATGGAGCAGGATTCATGTCACCAAACAGAGAGGGGCTTTGAGAACAGGATGTTGACTGTTGCTTCTGGCGGGGGAGTGGCCTGGGCGGAGGGAGATTAAACAAAGGAAGGAGATGGAGCTGGTAGGCATGTATGCATAGATTACTGGGGATCCAAAGCCTCAGAAAGATAGTATTATATGAAGATGGCTCAAAGATTTACAGTGAACGGTTTATGGGGTATACAATATTGACAGTTTGTAGTCGGTACATTTTGTAGTGTACACGTACAGTATATCTAGCCAAAGGTGCAATGCACCAGAAGGTAGTTTACGGGGCAGAAACAGAGACAAGTGAATCTGATGAGAGACGGGACCTtaacccaccccccaacccccaaccaGTAGCTGGTCGGACATGACACCTCTGTCTGGAGCAGCGGTTAAACACCTACCAGGCCTAGCTTGGCTTGGAGTCCCCTCCACTGGCAaggcaacagacagacagacaagtagaaAGACAGGTAgaaagatagacaggcagacgggcagacagacagacagagggacaaacacacacagaaagacagacacacagacagtgggagtgtatgagtgagtgagtgagtgggagggagggagggaaaggggggcagatagagaggaaaggggaaagaCAGATAACGGCAGCAGGGAAGGCCTGGTTCAGAGACACAGCGTACAGTATGAAACAAAGGCCAAGGCACACATGATACTTCTCGAAGAAAACGGCATAATCCATTACTCTGCATGACCATGAGACGGAGCAACGTGATGGTGAATGTGACTCACCCTAGACTTGGGAGGGGCAGGGGACacctgatgagagagagagagagtcaggaatATATTGCTTTTTAGAGCAACAGCTCCACTGGCTGTGGCATGGAAAGGCCGACCAGACCACAGATTGAGAAAAAACAAGCATAGCTTTCCAATGCCTTTACAAAGTTTGCAACGTTTTCAACGGGAGGTCCCCTCAGAAGAGTTAGTAAAGACTCACAATGCCTCTGAAGAAGTGCACCACGGCGTTCTCCGCGCCGCGCTTGCGAGGGGACGCCGCGGTCGGcctggcaggggaggaggacagagctcCACGGAAAGACCcctgtggggaggtggggggggagtagaagaagagaaagaagaggagaaagtaTGGGAGGATAcgaggatgggggtggggggtgaaatAGGGGAAGGGTCAAGGAAGAGGGAAGGTGAGGTACAGTAGATCATGTTAGAAAGTCACGTCAGCGTCAAACCTACAGAGGATGGACGGACAGTTCTAGAAAAGCTCTGTGGCTCAGTTCAAAGCCCCCTATGGTGACACACATGTCACCATGGGAACCATCGGGAGGCATATTGCCTAGCAGCGGGAGGGTCAAGGAGGCATTTTCACTGCCGTAGAATGCCTGTCCTTCCATTttagtctctccctccctcatccctctccttcactccctccctccctgcatatTTGCTCCCTCTATCTCACTTACTCTCAATACAGCCATCCCCTTGGCTCCCCTGTCGTGATATACTCCttcaaccatctctccacctccttcccctGTGCTACTCTGCTCTAtgactctctccatcctttcctccttccctcacttgTTTCCTAGTCGTCTCACACTGATAAACtctcaggaccccccccccccctcttcccattAACAACAACATCACGTCTCAGGCAGACTGATAATGGGTGTGaaaaaatcattaaaaaaaagctCTCATGAAGACGTTAAAACCAGTGCAGAGTGGCTCTACCAATTCAGAACTCAGAATATCAATATCAATTCGCTTGCAGTTCTTTTTGTTTGATCTCTATTCTTGTTGCAtaatttttgtcttgttgtttttttttactgctatTTCGTAGGAGTTTTTTCATGTCTTCTTTAAGGGTTTTAGGTTGGTTAAGGTGCAGTTCAGTTGGTATGTTACCTCCTCTACAACATTGCTTgttaaaagggctatacaattaaaaaaatatttgagtGAAAAGTGTGTCATTGTAGAGGGAGACTCTGATTGGTGGAAATAAAGGATCAAAACCAGTATTGTTTACGCAGGTCTATGCTGTAAAGCTGGTTGGAGATCAGTTTGGGTACCGTGGGGGTAATTTCTCCAGGTGGCTGAATCTTTCTTGGTTCCTTCTGAAGACTGCTGTTTTAGAAGTTTGATACCTTTGTCCCCATTGTCTGCTCAGGGAAAATAGGCATACACACGCTCATAGAttcatttacaaacacacatacacaaaaatgcacacacacaggcctctgcACACATATACCCATGCATGCATAAACATagtctgtctggagaggaaGGATGGTGTGATTATTCGCAGGTAAATAAAGCTCAAACCACTACATCATCTCTTTAGACCCTCCCAAAACATGATCTTCTCCACACATGGCCTCCTACTGCAGGGCATGGGAGGACCTCCCATGCCAGTTGTGGcatgataggtgtaaaccaagccctcaGGCCTTTGAGGTAGGCAGCCTTTTGTGCTCACACCACCAGCTCAACACTTGGTCTCCGGTTCTGTCAGAGGGCTGCGTGACTCAGCGGCACGATGCCACGTCAACGTCGGAGGCAGAGCAGAACGTCCACGGGCGGCTCGCTCCTTaaagcagcagggagagagctGATGACACGACGCCGTGTCGTCCAGATGTCACGACACGGTGCCGCGTGTCTCACTCACGCTGCAGACAAGAGGCTGTGTCGGGGATCGCTTAGTTAGAAACTACAGTTGATAGACAGAAGCAAACGGCGAAAGATGGCCTCCAAAAAGGGGGGGACGGGGAACACACAGATGagtggaaggagggaaagagatggagagacgacaaaggaaagaaagaggtgGACACAGGAGAATAAATGAGCGCAGGGCAGGTGGCGTGAGTTGATAAAGGGGCAAAAGGGAGATAAAACTAGAGAGAACCGGACGACAAGAGCCTCCTCTTGATTAGGAATGTGCGTCAGGGGCGATGTCATTCCAGGTTAGGATGTGCTCAGTCATGACTCTCCACAGACCGTGCGGTGTCCGGTTGCACTTGCTATTATCTCAGTCTCTACTTTTCCTACAGAAGATGGTCGTGTTTCGAAGGGAGCCAGGCTGTAGCCCTGTGGTACTACAGAAGCCCTGGAGGAGGGTCCTTTCAGAACCAAAGAACAGAGCCACGGATAATTGCGTGTTGGGCAGGGAGGAAATGTTCTTTTCGTTTGATGTTtgaagagaatgagagataagtgtgtctgtgtgtgcttgtgtaagaCTGCATTCTCCTGGGCCTACAGCTCAGACATCAATGTTTCTCATTTTAGCCAGAGAGGAAGAACATATACACCATACATCAAACTGAGAAACGTCTCATTTACAATCCCCATGCATGATTGGGTATACATTATGGCTGACAtcattttatgtgtgtgtgtggggggcatagcagatgtgtgtgtgtgtgtggagaggagggcagcacTGTCGAATGTTGCAGTAGCAAAGAAGCAGACCTGGACTCCAGTGTTCCCTACTGCTGCAACCTCTCGTCACTCCGGAGTGAAACACAGCCCAAGCTGTACTCACAGGTGTGGAGGTCAACCATGAATTAACATAGACTTTTAAGAAATGATAATGAAATGAAATTGGTTACCTGAGTAATTGTTTGTAGCATAGAGGATGTGGAAACCATCATTAGCTCTATAACTCGATATAATACTGAAGGGATGGATATGTGGGAACAAACTCATAGAAATAAAGCAGCAAAATCACAAACAAACAATAGAATATCATACTGTATCACAATTATTTTAATAAACAGCTGCTAGAGCGATGTTGACCCTTAAAAAGTTAGCAACATAGGAAAGGTCTGAGTCATCGTCAGCAACAGTTTCCAGATAATGGACTAGTCTGACATCAATCAATAAACTAAACACTCAACTGCTACAATATCCGCTTACTTAAATTATCCCTGCGCTCAAACATTGAAATCACCACATATCTAAACTCCTGAAGCTCTTCTCAAGGTTTAAGATTTCACCACACAGCATCAATTTACCAAGAAATTGAtctgacaggaaacaggaaacaaacaTCACCTGTAGGGTAGGGTCCAAATTTCCTGTACCCTGATGTAtagtataatatatattttttatgataCAGGTGTTTTAGTCTTTATTTCCATAGCAAAAAAGTCTGTATTGAAACGGACAGATTTGAATGGAAAACAGGACAAGCTAGTTCACTGGAGCAAACCCAGACACCACAGAAAGCTGATGTGTTTTGTTCAGAAAATAAAGTCTCAGATGGCAATTCTTGAAACAATTTGACAAATAGTTTCAATTAATCTACCGAATGAGTGCGCTCACACGTAACGTGTTACTTGACTACAAATTATTCCCATTCTGAATTCTTCAAGCTAATTAGTAACAGCATAGTTGATTAACCTtaacaaatacaaaacatttcCGCTCATGACTCTTGTGTCAAATAACAACATTCCTATTCTCAGCAAATATATCTACTGCTAATGCTATTTCTTTTCCAATAGGCTTTAAACTGGATAAGGACAAATGACAAGGCTTTAGCTCAAACTTTCCATGACTATAAACTACTTATGCTACTTTAAATAAGATAAGCAGATCTCTAATGAGGTTAACATATCCCCTCTTCTTGCCTCAGCTGAGCGTTGTAACATTAGCATATTTTGTTTTACCGTTACTGTACAATACACTCCACTGGGCAGGTTGCTTCAGATTCTCTTTAACTGTCGACAATACATTTATTATTTGATGTAAACAATTATCCTCCCAAAGAAAGGATTATACCCAATTATAATGCAGCTCAAAGCATGTGAACCTCCCAGACTGGAGTTAAGAGTCCTTGCATCCCATCCCTTGTATCATGAGTGGATTATAAAAGATAAGAGACATACTGTAGACATAAAGGGAATTAGAACAATGAAAACAGTGCTGAAGGTGATTGTTAAAGAGTTTAATCAAGCCGTAATCCAAAAGCCCAGAGACCAGGATTAGGTTAGGAACAGGTCATTGGTCATTTACAATTCACAGGAAGTACAAACAACAAGCAAtggttggattttctcaacgcATTACAAAAGGGATCAGCAAATTAGGATCCGACCTGGGTTTAGGATGACTCCTACACGCTCTTAGAACAAAATGCTGCTACCTTGAGTCATAACAGCAATTGCACTGTCACTGAATGAACCATCACATTACATCAGTTTAGCCTGTAGAAAGGGGCTTTAATGTAATTGGTCTGTCCACACAAGCAAGGGGGTTTGCAAACTTACCATGCTGTCCAGGTTATATCCACCCAATACAATTCAATCACGTGAAATGTTATCATTGTTCTTTTATATTTCAGACTCTTAAAGTGATACCCCTCATCTTTACCCAGTATTGTATTTGTATCTGCCGATGCAATAATATTATTAAATTAATACAAATCAATgactttaaaatatatatatattaaacttAGTCATGAGAATAGTCATAAATATCCAAAACAGTGGTGGAAAATAGAGTTACACTACCCTTAAGGTCAAGTTCAACAGCAACTGTTTTGGAATTCCAGTTTAAACTCTTAACAGAGCCGTTAGGACGCAGCTTTCCTCTAAAAGATGGGTTACCTGGGTTTTATGGTGAACAATAGTTTTACCTGGATCAAAACTGGAGAAAGGTACGTCAACCTGAGTTTAAACTTGGTGACAGTGCAATTGCATCAACAGCAATTTTTACCTTTTTACTTGTCAGGGTAAAAGACACACAGGTGAACCTGAGGTGTGCTAAATCCAGCGAGAGAAGAACATCTCTGACAGGCTTTGGACCAAGACACTGGGGTGGACTGCAGTATTAATTGAGAAACTGGAGTTAATATCTGAATGGTAAACAGACATGCTAAAGGTTGCATTATTTTGACACTAGCTTTGACAGCTATACAAAGATGTACATTATGACacggatatatatatatcgtcTTGTGTTTTTTCCATTTGTAGTGGAGTAGTAGCTAACAGTGCTCATGTAAACTCTGTGAATTTACTGTATTACTAAACTTTGTCATTTGGAGTCATTTGAAATCCCACTCATTGTCCAGTTCAGGTAGCACTTAATATTGGATTCATTTCCTGAGATTTGACAAAAAAGGTATTGTTTTCATAAACTTGAAACGTCCCATTCATAGCAAAGTGTCAAAGCATTGACATTAAATTGAGAAACATGTTGATTTAACCCTAAATTGTTAAGTATTAGTAATTTGATAATGGCCATTGGGAGAACTCAAAGGACTATTGGTCATGATTATTTCCATTCTGACGTATCCCATATGTTAAACCGTTTTTAAATATGACAACCACTTAAAGGAGCTAAGTATAATATTATAAACAATACCGTTTGATACAATGTTCCACACGGTACTTCTCAAAGACTGCCTTTGATCAGTGCCAGTAATACTGGAAATGAATACCTGTAAACCAACTATTTGAACTGTTTAACGTCTGGTCGTCCTTCAAAAGCTGAAGTAAAAATATACATCTTTTAAGTTATTTTCAACTTTTTAGTAGCAGATTGCATCTGCTTTAGGCAACAGAGGTGGGTCAGACCTATCCATACTTGAGATATTAAAAACTATTAGTCTGAAGGCAAACCTTTGGTCTAAATACCTTTTTATACCGTAGCTTAAAACAAACCAGAAAACTGCTAAACTATGAAAACTCTTTCTCAGACGTGATATTAAAGAGACAGAAATACAACATACAACATATTGGTAAAGTCAACACTAACAGTTTTGTTTTGTCAATCCAGGACACACTGATGATGTTCACCCAGCAGATGTACATTTCAGAAGTGTATTTCCATTAAGATAAAAACAAATCTGATATGCAGTGGTGAGGGAAGGGCACAGGCAAGTAAtaataaagcaataaaagaaaataTGTAAAAATGGCAATTTTACTATCTATCCAACAGGAAAAACTGTCCTTTTTTGTTAAGGCTTGGGACAATGCAAATTTTGGAAATTTTCAGAAAGAGATCATCTTCAAGACCATGTTCTAAAAACAATGAATGCTAACTCTTACCCAGTTGAGGTCAACTACCCTTCCTCACTGGGTGGACTACAGGAACAGAGTTGAACAGCAAAACGGTTTCTCCAGTTTACTGCCTGGAACTTTGGCTCCCTTCTTTGCGGACCTAATTCTGTACCGTGTCTCTCTGCTAGTCCTCCACTTACCAGGCACGGCAGACACAATATGTCTCACCAGCTCAGTTTGTTTAACAATTTTTATAGTTATCCATATCTTCTATTCTTTTCTGTACAATGTATGTTATAGACCAGTGTTTTGttcaagagaaaaaagagagggtaATATACTTTTCACAACACTGTTCTCCCTGTTACTGGTCAGTGTCTTAATCTGTCAACAATTTTAACTGTCAAGCTGTCGGAAAAGTAGCAAATTGCCTTTCGGAACAGTTTCCCAAACGATGACATGATCAATAAACTAAATAAGGATATAAACAATGTTACTGATAACAAGTCATTATTTTTCAGTACCTGACACACAACGTGCAACAACTTAGTTTTACACTGTATGAATAAACATATATATGATTACTATATATAATTACTTGCTAAAAGAGAGCAAACAATGGCAACTAAGAGAAACCAGCCAACAACGCTACCATTCACTGGCACTAAGAGTAAGACCATAATGTACCACAGATACTAGAGCTTAAATTAAACAAAACTGTATCTTTGACAAAAGTACCacatcaaaaatgaacatttgaATTACTCCAATTCACAGCCTTATCTCCAACCACACCCAAAGCAGATATCCAGTGTCTATTATAGTAACAAATATATCATTTCtatacagttttgagaaatcaTATAAACATAAAGACAAAAACGCAAACCAAAATAATTTCCTTTCTTTCAAATTCTTGCATCGTGTCAACATCAAAATCATCATTTCAGATCCGTCCCTGAGGCCAGAAATAGGAGTGTATTTTGTATAACTGCAGAGTgagctgtgtgtatttgtcccaAATAACCCTTTTCTGTCCTCACcttgctcttcttcttcttgtccccTCCAAAGAACTTCCCAATCTGATCCAGGAGCCCCGGAGCCTGCTTCCTGCGCCCCAGTCCAAAGGCCGACTGAGCTGAGCTACTAGCAGAAGCCATGGTGCGATAGGTGGTTGTTTGGTTTGGGTAGCGGTAGTATACTGGTCAAATACAGGGCTCTGTTTCCCGAGGGTGAGCGAGAGAGTtaggggggaagaagagagagagaagacgcaACTCTAGTCTAGGTCCTGCTCAGGGCTCTCCGATCCGCACTCCGAACCTGCTCCACTGTGCTCCTGAATGGTCTGCAGCTCATCCGATTCAGAGGGCCGCTCTTTGAAGGTGTTGTCCTCGCGTCCCGGGGCATCTCGGGAGAAGAGGCGGACCAGGTGGGGGCGGGGCGTGGCGCCGTCAGCGTCAGCTGTGTTGGCGTCGGTCCAGGCCTGGCCGGGCCCCTCTGCGCCCGTGGAGTCGGCCGCCACCGCCGTCTCCGAGACGCAGCCATTGTTCTGGTTGACATCTGCCTCGGCCAGGCCTGTGCAGAAACAACAAGGGTTATCTATGGAGTAGGACCAGCATGGGGCATCAACAAGCAGCCTGGGGGACAATGAGTCCTTTTCAGTGAGCCCTACCCTGGGCTTGTTCCTGCTGCTGGGAGACCACTAAGGGACCCGCATTAGACCCACAGTACCGCAGTGTAGCATGCACCTATGAGATGATATCCCAGCTGGAAGACTGGTTCAAGTCTGTTAGCAAGGTGTTTTGGTGTATTTCACAGCCACCATTCAACACTACCGAAAGTTGTGTGATGTATATAACCGTATTATTTACTGGAAGTACAGTATGGTGGTGACACATCATGTACCTAACACCTAAGGCCGCATTTGTGAGCTTTCTTGAAACGTAAGCAATCAAATAATTCTGTTGTGTACACTGTGAAAAAAAAGGACTGATTTGCGATTTATCGCCGAACGCCTTATGCTTCTTGGCATCCcatttctgtttgttttctccGAGCAAAGCCAGGGCTGTGGCCGTTGTACTGACACAGAAATATGGTTATGCCTGTAAACCTCCATACTGTCGGAGTCTAGCAGGCACAGGGCATCCAGTACAGACCTGCCAATAAACAATACTCCTACTGTCCCCTGGCCGGACAGAAACCGTGTAGAGGAACACCAGCCAATCTGAATGCTAATTTCGTGGGAACACTGGGCCATTGTCAGCCCCTGCATAGTTACTTCTGCACAACAATGGGACCAATGTCCCTAAAATAACTCCTATAAGTATGGATTTTCAGCCCAATGCACAGTGACACTTATCTGATCGGGGACTTGAGCAGGGAGCAGGCAGGCTGGAAGCTGTGCAGGGCCCAGAGTACAGGACTTCAGAGGGTTCCGTTGACATGTTGCAGGAGGCATGACTTCAAACTGACAATCCTAGCTAGAGGTGGGGTATGTCAGGAGAGTGCCTGTTGAATTTGGGAAAGTACCTACGTCAACGCGCCACAGGCAGACAGTCTTCGATGGGAGTTTTGGGGATCTACAACAGCAAATTAGCCTCGTTTCTGACAGATGATAGTGTCCTTCCTTATTGACCACATAGGTCATCTGAAACAATTCAACGTTGAACAGATAATGAGGAATGTAAGATCCACGAGTATGAACAACCAGCTTCAGTCCAAAGCCAGCCAGTCCGAAACTTGAATTAATCTATCCACTAAGTGCATGATTGGAACCCAGGGTTTTCAGTAATAATGACTGCAGATCCTCCGAGATCCTCCAAGAGGAATTGGTACAAGAGCTAGCTGTCGACTTCTAGGTGACATGACAGCTCCCCTAGGCCGTTCCTGCTGGGGCCAGGGAGAATGTGATAGACTTGCTCCTCTTTCTAACCTTCCAAACTAGCAAGCAATCAGTTCCTATCTCTCCTGGGGAAGGAT comes from the Osmerus eperlanus chromosome 7, fOsmEpe2.1, whole genome shotgun sequence genome and includes:
- the LOC134023150 gene encoding myelin basic protein-like isoform X4, whose product is MASASSSAQSAFGLGRRKQAPGLLDQIGKFFGGDKKKKSKGSFRGALSSSPARPTAASPRKRGAENAVVHFFRGIVSPAPPKSRWRGLQAKLGLGSQKSQSAKAKKASPTDGQGTLSKIFKM
- the LOC134023150 gene encoding myelin basic protein-like isoform X3 — its product is MASASSSAQSAFGLGRRKQAPGLLDQIGKFFGGDKKKKSKGSFRGALSSSPARPTAASPRKRGAENAVVHFFRGIVSPAPPKSRGSQKSQSAKAKKASPTDGQGTLSKIFKMGGSRSASPAKR
- the LOC134023150 gene encoding myelin basic protein-like isoform X5 translates to MASASSSAQSAFGLGRRKQAPGLLDQIGKFFGGDKKKKSKGSFRGALSSSPARPTAASPRKRGAENAVVHFFRGIVSPAPPKSRKSQSAKAKKASPTDGQGTLSKIFKMGGSRSASPAKR
- the LOC134023149 gene encoding myelin basic protein-like isoform X2, with the translated sequence MGQHLGKRETHPESKAPSPEPEPAMTQQIQAEPDSQDEVFGLAEADVNQNNGCVSETAVAADSTGAEGPGQAWTDANTADADGATPRPHLVRLFSRDAPGREDNTFKERPSESDELQTIQEHSGAGSECGSESPEQDLD
- the LOC134023150 gene encoding myelin basic protein-like isoform X8, with product MASASSSAQSAFGLGRRKQAPGLLDQIGKFFGGDKKKKSKGSFRGALSSSPARPTAASPRKRGAENAVVHFFRGIVSPAPPKSRKSQSAKAKKASPTDGQGTLSKIFKM
- the LOC134023149 gene encoding myelin basic protein-like isoform X1; this encodes MGQHLGKRETHPESKVTAPSPEPEPAMTQQIQAEPDSQDEVFGLAEADVNQNNGCVSETAVAADSTGAEGPGQAWTDANTADADGATPRPHLVRLFSRDAPGREDNTFKERPSESDELQTIQEHSGAGSECGSESPEQDLD
- the LOC134023150 gene encoding myelin basic protein-like isoform X2; this encodes MASASSSAQSAFGLGRRKQAPGLLDQIGKFFGGDKKKKSKGSFRGALSSSPARPTAASPRKRGAENAVVHFFRGIVSPAPPKSRWRGLQAKLGLKSQSAKAKKASPTDGQGTLSKIFKMGGSRSASPAKR
- the LOC134023150 gene encoding myelin basic protein-like isoform X1 — its product is MASASSSAQSAFGLGRRKQAPGLLDQIGKFFGGDKKKKSKGSFRGALSSSPARPTAASPRKRGAENAVVHFFRGIVSPAPPKSRWRGLQAKLGLGSQKSQSAKAKKASPTDGQGTLSKIFKMGGSRSASPAKR
- the LOC134023150 gene encoding myelin basic protein-like isoform X6, yielding MASASSSAQSAFGLGRRKQAPGLLDQIGKFFGGDKKKKSKGSFRGALSSSPARPTAASPRKRGAENAVVHFFRGIVSPAPPKSRWRGLQAKLGLKSQSAKAKKASPTDGQGTLSKIFKM
- the LOC134023150 gene encoding myelin basic protein-like isoform X7 → MASASSSAQSAFGLGRRKQAPGLLDQIGKFFGGDKKKKSKGSFRGALSSSPARPTAASPRKRGAENAVVHFFRGIVSPAPPKSRGSQKSQSAKAKKASPTDGQGTLSKIFKM